The following nucleotide sequence is from Solidesulfovibrio carbinolicus.
GGCTGGCCCAGGATCTTGTTTTCAAACACGGCGTTGAGCTTTTTGTAGTCGCCGGCCTTGATGCCCTTGGCTCCGGCATAGGCCACCATCTCGGCCCACAGGGCCTCGTCCAGGCCCTTGCCCGGCTCCTTGGTGAAGGCCCCGGCCGCGTCGAGCACGGCGTTGCCATAGTCGTTGACGGCCACGCCCCAGGCGATCATCTGCAGGGCCGTGGCCACGTTGGCCTTGGTGGTGCGGGTCAGGCTGGCGATCTGCTTGAGCTTGTCCGAGGAATTGCCCGAGGTGCCGTGCTGGGCCCCGGAAATGCCGTAGGGGGCCAGGGCCTGATGGATCTCGGCGGTCAGCTCCACCTGGATGCCCGTGGCCGAGGCCTCGATGCCGTGGGTGGTGCCGTTATTGAGCGCAATCCAGTCCGGGTGGATGCCGTTGGCGTTGAGCCCCCGGATGAGGAACAGGGCCTCGTCCGGGGTGGACAGGCCGGACTTGCCCTTGATCTCGCCCACTTCCGTCTCGTAGCCGGCCCAGCCCGGGACCACGGGGGCCAGGGCGATATTGGCCAGGAGGTTGTCCTCGTCGGGGAGGTGGGAGGCGTCGATGGCGATGGAGGTGATGCCGGCCTCGAACAGCGTCGGGATTTCGGCCAGGGCCTCGGCCACGTCGCCGGGCTTTTTGATGCCGTAGTGGTCGGCATGGATGGCCACGGGCACGGTGATGCCCAGTTCGTTCATGGCCTGGTCGGCCTGCCGGGCAATGTTCCACATGGTGACGTTGCAGTAGGTGGACTCCGACCGGGCGATCTCCAGGATGACGGCGGCGTCGGCCTTCTGGGCGGCGATAAGCGCCCCGCGCAGCACGGCGTTGCTGCGGGAGTTGGCGGCGATGGTCATGGCCTGGCCCTTTTTGAGCATGGCCCGGTCCACGGCCTTGCCGCTGACGAGAAGCGCCCGGGAATGGGGGAAAAGGGTCTTGACGTTGGGCGGGCGGCCAACGGCCAGGGCCTGGTTGAAGGCGGTCATATCCGTCTTGGTCATCGAGTCCTCCTTGTCGTGGCGGGGCGCTTGGCCCGAAATGGCGTGGGTCGCGGCCGGCTCAGCCGGCAGCGTAGATGTCCGCGATTTTGTGGGCGGCCAGGACGGCGGCGGCGGCCGGATCGTTGGCCACGGCTGCCATCAGCGCGGCCACGGCCGAAGCGATGCGGGCGCGCTCCACCGGATAGGGAATGTCGGCCAGCCGGCGGCACAAGGCGTCCAGGCGGGCCAGGTTGGCGTCGGCCGGCCCGGCCTGGCAGCGGCCCAGGAAGTCGCAGGCCACGACCTGCGCCCCGGCCTTGGGCTGAACGCCGGCCAGATAGGCCGGCGCGCCGCACACGGCGCAGGTGATCTCGCCGGCGGCGGTGTCGGCCACCGGGAAGGTCCAGTCGTTGACCGTATTGCCGCAGGCGTCGTACTTGCGGATGTGCAGAAAGCGACTCTCGGCCGCCCAGCCGAAATCGGCGTGGGTCGGGTCGGCGACGCAGAAAAGTCGGCGCGAAAGCATGGCAGGCTCCTTGGGTCCGTAAACAGAGGCGAAACCGTCCAAGGCATAGTACGGCCGAGCGAAACAATCAACACGCCCGGCTGCAATTCCCCGCCTGCACTGGGGGTTTTCCCTTTCGCGCCGGGGCGTATTCTGATAGCCCCTAGCCTCGCCGCCGCCGCGGCCTGGAGGCTTAAGACATGTCGGGCTATCTCTACGTTCTGGGAGCCGCCGCCTTGTGGGGGCTGATCGGGCCGCTGTCCAAGCTGTCGTTCGCCGCCGGCATGGACACGGTGGAAGTGGCCTTCTGGCGCACCACCCTGGCCTGGTTTTTTTTCGCCGCCCAGGCCCTGCGCGCCCGGGAAACGCGCATCGCGCCCCGGGACCTGCCGGCCGTGGCCGGATTCGGCGTGGCCGGCATCGCCGGGCTTTTCGGCGCCTATGTCGTGGCCGTGGAAGCCGGCGGCGCGGCCCTGGCCTCGGTGCTGCTCTACACCGCCCCGGCCTGGGTGGCCGTGATGTCGTGGCTGTTTCTCAAGGAACCCATGGGCGGCTACAAGATCGCGGCCGTGGCCGCCACCATCGTCGGCGTGGCCGGGGTGAGCTGCGGCGACGGGTCCGCCGCCGTCAACGGCCGGGCCATCTTTTTCGGCCTGCTCTCGGGCGTCACCTATGCCTTGTACTACATCTTCGGCAAATACTACCTGGGCCGCTACAAGACGCCCACGCTCTTTCTCTACGCCCTGCCCGTGGGGTCGCTGACCCTTTTGCCCTTTGTCCACTTCACCCGGCCGACCCTGGCCGGGGCCGTGCCCTGCATCGTCCTGGCCCTGTGCTCCACCTACGGAGCCTATTCGCTCTATTACGCCGGCTTAAAACGCCTGGAAGCCACCCGGGCGGCCGTGGTGGCCACCCTGGAGCCGGTCATGGCCGCCATTTTGGCCTACGCCCTTTTCGGCGAGCGCTTCGGCTTTATCGGCTATCTTGGTTCGGCGCTCATCATCGCCTCGGTGCTGGCCACTATCTGGGACGGCGCGCGCGAGCGGCTGCGCGCCCCCCTGCCCCAGGGGAGCGGAAACTAAAGACGGCCGGCCCGAAAACCGATAGGAAGGGCGTGGAGGACCGTCGCGTCCGCGCGGCGAAGGCAGCCATGAGCGACAGCGCGAACACTCCCCTTCTTGGGGCGACTGCCCCGGCCCAAACCGCCCCGCAACGGACGGCCTCGGCTCCTGTGGCCGAGCGCCAGAAGATCGAGGAGCACGACGCCCAGTCCACGGTGCGCGACATCCAGGCCGCCTTCCCCAACCGCAGCATCGCCCTGCGCATCGACGAGGCCACCCAGATCGTCCAGACCCTTGTGCGCGACGACGCCACGGGCAAGCTCCTGCGGGAACTGCCTGACGAAGAATGGCTGCGCCTGGTGGTCAAACTGCGAGCCTTTGCCGCCGAAGCCATCCTGGACAAATCGGTCTAGGGCGTGTCCCTTATACGGACGATTTTTTCGAATCCGCATGGTTTTAGTCTGTTGCCTACGAAACGCCCCAAGCGTTTTTCGGGGACGCGACACCAGGGACGCCTCACCCAACCCAGGGCCTAGGATCTCAGCCCAATGACCAGCTTGCCCTTTCCGGCGGGCTTGGCTACTGTCCCGGGTGCCCCCAAGAGATGGCAAATCCTTCGAATAATTTACCTTATAAACAGTTTCCAAGAGCCCGACACGTGTGCCGCAGCGCCACGCTTCCCCAACCCTGACGGCTTTCGCGGCGTCGCCAAACCACCGGTGCTCTCGACCCGCCCAAACCGTCATGCTCACGGCCAAGCAACCCTTTCGCCCCTTTCCCGTCGGACGCGGTCTGGCCCTGGTCTCCCTGGCCCTGGCCCTGTACCTCGTCCTGGGCTGGCTGGTGGTGGCCGCCAACCGTAACGCCGCCGCCATCCGCGACGTGGTGCTGGAAGCCGACAACGCCTTGTCGTCCATTGGAGCCGCGGCCGGGGAGATGCGCGCCCTGGCCCTGGTCGTGGCGGCGCGGGGCGACGACGACGCTGCCGTGGTCTACCGCCAACAAGCCGATATCGCCGCCCAAAGCCTTCGGGAATTGCGCCGACTGGTCGATGCCTCGCCGGGGTTGGCCGACATAGCCGCCATTGAGAAGCATCTGTCCAAGCTCATGGCCATCCAGGCCCAGGCCCTGGACTTGGCCCGCCAAAGGCGCACCGACGAGGCCTGGGCCATGCTCCACGGGAGGGACTACGAAAGCCTTCTGGCCGAGCTCCATCTTTGCCTGACCACCTGCCACGCCTCGGTCAAGGCCGGCCTGGACGCGCTGCTCGACGCCCAGGCCCGCCACGCTGCGGCGGGCCTGGCGGCCATCGCCGTGGCCACGCCCACCCTGGCCCTGGGGAGCCTGCTGCTGCTGCGCCGGGCGGCCCGCGTTTCCCGGGCCAACGACGAGGCCCGCTCCGAGCTGGCCGCCTCGGAACGGCGCTTTCGGGGCACCTTCGAGCTGGCCGCCGTGGGCATCGCCCATGTGGGGCTGGACGGCCGGTTCCTGCGAGTCAACGCCCGGTTCCAGGAGATCACCGGCTACGACGCGGCCGAATTCGATCGCCTCGATTTCGCGGCCATCACCCACCCCGACGACCTGGACGCCGACTTGGAACGTGTGCGAGACCTGCTGTCCGGCCGGTTGGCCACCTACTCCATGGACAAGCGCTACGTGCGCAAGGACGGCTCCCTGGTCTGGATCACCCTGACCGTGTCCCTGGTGCGCGACGACGACGGCGAGCCGCTCTATTTCATCAGCGTCATCGCGGAGATCACCGACCGCAAGATGGCCGAGGCCGCCGCCCGGGACAACGCCGCCGCCGTGCGCGAACTCCTCGACGCCGCCTCGGACCGGGTGATCGTGGCCGACACCTCGGGCCGTATCCTGGCCGTCAACGCCGCCGCGGCCGCCGGCATCGGCCAGCCCAACGAGGCCCTGGCGGGGAGGACCTTCGCCGAGATCTTTCCGGGCAGGGTCGGCGAACTGCGGCTGGCCCAGCTGCACCGGGCCGTGAAGCTCGGCCGGCGGGTGCGGTTTACCGACGAGCGGGCCGGCATCCTCTTCGACATCATCGCCGCCCCCCTGCCCACTCCGCCCGGCTTCCCTCCCCGGGCGGCCCTCTTCGCCCGCGACGTCACGGCCATGATCCGGGCCAGACAGGCGGCCGAAGCGGCCAGCCAGGCCAAAAGCGACTTTCTGGCCAACGTCAGCCACGAGCTGCGCACGCCCTTAAACGGCATCATCGGCATGGGACAGGTCCTGGCCGCCTCGAACCTCGACCCGGACCAGCGGCAATGCCTGGCCGACATCGAACAAGCCGCCGGCGCGCTGCTGCAGCTCGTCGAAAACCTCCTCGATTTGTCGCACCTGGAGTCGAACAAGCTCGCCCTCGACACGCATCCCTTTGTCCTGTCGTCCATTCTTCAAGGCATCGAGGCGACCCTGGCCCCCGTGGCCCAGGAAAAAGGCCTGCAACTGTCGGCGACCATCGCCGGGGATGTTCCGGAACTCTTGTGTGGCGACGGCGGCAAACTGCGCCAGGTGCTCCAGAACATTGGCGGCAACGCCGTGAAGTTCACGTCGTCGGGGTCGGTGACCATCGAGGCCTACTGCGCCAAGCCGTGCGTGCTGTCCGGACCGGAAGGCGAGACGGTGGAAGTGGGCTTTGCCGTGCGCGACACCGGCATCGGCATCGCCAAGGACGATCAGGAGCGGATTTTCGAGCGTTTCACCCAGGTGGACGCCTCGTCCACCCGACGTTTCGGCGGCACGGGGCTGGGGCTGGCCATCAGCCGGGGGCTGGTGGAAGCCATGGGCGGGGAGCTGACCGTGGAGAGCCAGCCCGGCAAGGGCAGCGTGTTCCAGTTCAGTCTGCGCTTCGGGCTTCTGCCCGACGACGGGGCTATTGCCCCAGGTAGGCCTTTCTGATGTCGGCGTTTTCCCGCAGCGCCGCCGCGTCGTCTTCCATGACCACCGCGCCGGTCTCCATGACGTAGGCCCGGTCGGCCAATTTGAGCGCCATGTTGGCGTTTTGCTCGACGAGCAGCACGGTCATGCCGCGCTCCTCGTTGACGTTGCGGATGATGCGGAAGATGTGCTGGGAGATCATGGGCGACAGCCCAAGGGACGGCTCGTCCAAAAGCAACATGCGCGGCCTCCCCATGAGCGCCCGGGCGATGGCCAGCATCTGCTGCTCGCCGCCAGAGAGCGTCCCGCCGTGCTGCTTGCGCCGCTCGTGGAGCACCGGGAACAGCCGAAACACCATGCCCAGGTCGGCCTCGATCTCGTCGGCGTCGCGGCGCAAGAACGCGCCCATGTCGAGGTTTTCCTGGACGGTAAGCCGCGGAAAGATGCGGCGTCCCTCGGGCACCTGGCACAGGCCCAGGGCCGGCAGCTGGTCCGGGCGCTTGTCGCGGATGGACTCCCCGGCGTAGCGCACCTCGCCGGCCGTGGCCCGCACGATGCCGCAGATGGTCATGAGCGTGGTGGACTTGCCCGCGCCGTTGGCCCCGATGATGGTGACGACCTCGCCTTCCTCCACCCGCAGCGACACGTCGCGCAGGGCCTGGATGCGGCCGTAGTGGGCGCACACGCCCTCAAGCTCCAAAATAGCGGCCACGACTACTCCGTATCGTCGGAACGTTTGCCCATGCGCGCCGCCGGCCAGAGTCCGGCCGGGCGCACCAGCATCATGACGGCCATGGCGCCGCCAAAGGCCAGCATCCGGTAGAGTTCAAATTCGCGGAAAGCCTCGGGCAGGGCGACCAGGGCCAGCGCGCCGAGGATGACCCCGGGAATGGAGCCCATGCCGCCGAGCACCACCATGGCCAGCACCATGGCCGACTCGATGAAGGTGAAGCTCTCCGGGCTGACAAAGCGCATCCGGGCGGCGAAAAAGGCTCCGGCCAGGCCGCCGAAGACCGCGCCCAGGGCGTAGGCCAGAAGCTTGAACCGAAACGTGTCCACGCCCATGAGTTCGGCCGCGGTCTCGTCCTCGCGGATGGCCTCGAAGGCCCGGCCGATGCGCGAGAAGTTGATGCGGTGCACGGCCACGATGGTAAAGGCGGCCAGGGCCAGGATGACGTAATAGAGGTATTCGAGCTTTCGCAGCAGCAGATATTCAAAGGAAAAGGAGCCGTCCACGAAATGCGGGATGTAGACGCCCGGGGACTTGATGCCCAAAATGCCGTTGGGGCCGCCGGTCAAGGCCATCCAGTTGTTGATGACGATGCGCACGATTTCGCCGAACCCCAGGGTCACGATGGCCAGATAGTCGCCGCGCATCCGCAGGGTCGGGTAGCCGATGAAACAGCCGGCCACGGCGGCGAACACGGCGCAGATGGGCAGGCAGACCCAAAACGGCACGGCATAGTGCACCGAGAGCAGCGCGTAGGTGTAGGCTCCGACGCCGTAAAAGGCGATGTAGCCAAGGTCGAGCAGGCCGCACAGGCCCACGACCACGTTAAGCCCCAAGCCCAGGCAGATGTAGACCAGGACGTTTATCGCCACGTCCTGGGCATAGCGGTTGGTGAGCATGGGGAAGACCAGGGCGAAGACGATGACCGGGGTCAACAGCATCCAGCGCGGCGCGCGGGACAGGCTGTCGCCCAGGGCGTCCCGGGCGGCGGCCAGGGGATTTAACACCCCGTCGAGCCGGCCGGCCTTGCCCAGGCGGTAGAGCACGAAACAGATGGTCGCGCCCACGGCCACCCGCAGCCAGACGGCAAAGGCGTCGGCGAAATGCAGCTCGCCGTCGCGGATGCCCAGAAGCGGCCACAGGAGCAGGTAGAACCAGGCCAGGCCCAGGCCGAAATACTGCCAGGATTTCCTAGACCCGCGTGTCATCGACATTCTCTCCCATGATGCCCGTGGGCATGAAATAGAGCACCCCGATGAGGATGACGAAGGCGAAGACGTCCTTGTACTCGCCGCCGGCCGGGATGTAGGCGGCGGCCAGGATCTCCACCATGCCGATGATGAGCCCGCCGATCATGGCTCCGGTGATGTTGCCAATGCCGCCGAGCACGGCGGCGGCGAAGGCCTTGATGCCGGGGACGAAGCCCATGTCGTAGCGCACCGAGCCGTAGTAGAGGCCGACCATGATGCCGGCGGCGGCGGCCAGGGCCGCGCCGATGGCGAAGGTGGTGCTGATGACCTTGTCGGAGTGGATGCCGACCAGGGCGGACATGACCTTGTCCTGGGCCGTGGCCCGCATGGCCTTGCCGATGCGGGTTTTGAAAACCAGCGTGTTGAGCAGCACCAGAAGCAGGGTCGTGACGAGCAGGATGCCGATCTGCATGAAGCTCACCCGCACGCCCAGCCACTCGAAGCCGCCGTGGGTGAACTCCGTGGGGTAGGCCTTGTCGTAGACGCCCTGGGTGAGCATGAGGCCGTTTTGCAGAAAGATCGACATGCCCAGGGCCGAGAGCAGCACGGACAGGCGCGAGGATTGGCGCAGCGGCTTGTAGGCGACCTTTTCCACGGCCATGGCCAGCATGGCGCAGTAGCCCATGGCCAGGATCAGGGCAAAGGCCAGCCCGAACCAGGGATGGCTGTCCATGAGGCCCTGGGAGGCCATGTAGCTTAACAGGATGACGCCGAGATAGCCGCCGGCGGCGAAGATCTCGCCGTGGGCGAAATTGATGAGCTGGATGATGCCGTAGACCATGGTGTAGCCCAGGGCCACCAGGGCGTAGACCCCGCCAAGGGTCAGTCCGTTTATGAGCTGCTGGAAAAAATAGTCCATGCGTCGGGGCCGCCATTGGGGGGAGGGACGGCCCTCCCCCCTGCTGCTTGAGGATCGTGTCCTAGTACTTTTTGCCGGTCTGGGGGTCCCAGAAGTTGGCGAACTTGCCGTCCTTGACCACACGGATGATGTAGTTGGAGCCGGACTCGCCGTTTTGCTGGAACTTGATCTTCTTGGAAGCGCCCTGCATCTCGCCCTTGATCAGCTCGGCCTTGATCTTGGCCGGATCGGTGCTCTTGGCGGCCTTGATGGCGGAAAGCAGCGAGTAGGCGGCGTCGTAGGAATACGCGGAATACGCGCCGGGCTTGCCGAACTTCTCGTAGGCGGCCAGGAACTTCTTGTAGGAGGGGGTTTCCTCGTCGATGTAGCCAAAGGTCAGGTACATGCCCTCGGCGGCGTCCTTGGCGATTTCCATGAGCTGGGGATGGTAGACGGCGTCCTGGCCGATGATGGCGGCGGTGACGCCGGCACGCTTGGCCTGGATGAGCATGAGCGCGCCGGAGGCGGAGTTCTGCAGGCTCATGTAGAGAACGTCGGGCTTGGCGTCCTTGATCTTGGTGAGCACGGCCGAGAAGTCCTTGTCGCCCTGGTTGACGTGGTCATGGGCGATGACCTTGAGGCCTTCCTTGTTGGCCAGCTTCTCGACGTTGTCGGCCAGACCCTGGGAATAGGTGGTCTTGTCGTCGACGATAAAGACGGTCTTGGCCTGCAGCACGTCCTTGATGAACTTCATGGCGGCGATGGACTGGTCGTCATCGCGGCCGCAGACGCGGAACATGTAGGGCAGGCCGCGCTCGGTGACTTTCTCCGAGGTGGAGGCCGGGGTCAGCATGGGGATGTCGGCTTCGGCCAGGGTTTCGGAGGCCGGGATGGTGGCCGAGGAGCAGTAGGCGCCGATCACGCCGACGACCTTCTCGTTGACCAGCTTGTTGGCGGCGGCCACGGCCTGGCGCGGATCGCAGGCGCTGTCCTCGGCGAAAAGCTCGATCTTGTCGAAGCCGGGGATGCCGCCTTCTTTTTCGATGGCCGCGATGGCGGCGCGGGTGCCGTTGGCGATGTCGTTGCCGTCGGCGGCGTAGGAGCCGGTCAGCGGGCTTAAGCTGCCGATCTTCAGGGTGGCGGCCGTGGCCGTGCCGGCCATCAGACACATCGCAACCAGGGTCAGGATGACACGTTTCGCACTCATGTTCCGCAAACCTCCTTGCTCATGGTGTCGCCCTAACGGCCGCGACGTGCGGCCTCCCCGGGCGTTTCGCGGCCTGCTTGCCCTGTCGCGCGGACCTGCCGCGACACGGCCCAAAAAGCCTCAAGCGTGACAGACATTCTCTAACACTATTCCGTAATCGTTTCCCAAAATACGTCGTTAATCGGTCTCGGAGCCGAGGTAGGCCTCAATGACGGCCGGATTGGACCGGACCTCGGCCGGCGCGCCCTGGCAGATGCACACTCCGTGGTCCAGGACCACCACCCGATGGCTCACGTTCATGACCACGCTCATGTCGTGCTCGACCAGCAGCACATTGACGCCGGTGGCGGCGATGCGCTGGATCATTTCCATGAGGTCGCGGCTTTCGGACGGATTGAGTCCGGCGGCCGGCTCATCAAGCAAAATGGTCGTAGGATCGGAGCCCAGGGCCCGGGCGATCTCCAGGCGGCGCTGGAGGCCGTAGGGCAGATTCTTGGCCACGGCGTCGGCATGGGCGGCCAGACCCACGAAATCCAGGGCGGCCATGGCCCGTTCGCGCACGACCCGTTCCTCGGCCCGCTGACGCCGGGTGCGCAGCACCGAGCCGATCACCCCGGAGCGGGTGCGGCAGTGGCGCGCCACCATGACGTTTTCCAGGGCGGTCATGGCGGTAAACAGCCGAATATTCTGAAACGTGCGGGCAATGCCCCGGGCCAGGATATGGTGGGGGCGCAGACCGGAAATGGTCTGGCCGTCGTAGGCCACGGACCCGCCGGAAATCTTGTAAATGCCTGTTATGACGTTAAATATCGTCGTCTTGCCGGCACCGTTGGGGCCAATGAGGCTCACGATCTCGCCGGGACGCAGATCGAAGGACACTTCCGTGAGGGCTTGGAGCCCGCCGAAGTGGACACTGACATCGGTTAGACACAGGTGGGCCATGGGATTGACTCTATACGAAAAAATCACAAGAAAAAAAAGGGGAAATTTTCAGGGAGTCCGTTGGGTTACCGCTGCCGCCGGCAACACCCCCAAGCCGTGGCCAAGAACAAAAAGCGTTCGGAAATCCTTAACAAAAAAGTCTAAAAACAACAATCCGCCGCCCGCCCGGGAGGCGTTTGCCCCCTGGACGGACGGCGGATCAGGCGACGAAAAAAATGCTTCGCCGCCGGCCGATATTTGGTTTTTTGCTAATTTCGCAAAACAATCATCTGTCCGTTCCCTGCCCGTTTCAGGCCAGGATGGCCTCCAGGGCCTCGGCAAAGGCCTTCAGATCGTCCTGCTCGACCACCAGCGGCGGCAGCAGGCGCAGCACCGTGTCCTGGGTCAGGTTGCACACGAAGCCCTTGTCCATAAGCGCCTTCCAGACGTCCGCGCCCGGGAAGGTCAGCTCGATGCCAAGCATCAGCCCCAGGCCCCGAATCTCGGCGATCTTGCCCGGCCGGCGCTCGGCCACCTCGGCAAAAAGGGCCTTGGCGAAATCGCCCAGGCGCCGCGCTCGCTCGGCCAGCTTGTCGCGGTTCATGATCTCAATGGTCTTGGACGCCGCCGCCGCCACCAGCGCCCCGCCGCCAAAGGTCGTGGCGTGGGAACCCGGAGCGAACCCGGCCGCCACTTCGTCCGTGGCCAACACCGCGCCCATGGGCAGGCCGTTGGCCAGGGCCTTGGAGCAGGTGAAGACGTCAGGCGTCAGACCGTAATTCTGGAAGGCCCAGAACTTGCCGGTGCGGCACATGCCGGTCTGCACCTCGTCGATCATGAACAGGATGTCGCGCTGGCGGCAAAGAGCCTGGACCGCCTCCAGATAGGCCTCGGGGAACGGCTTCACGCCGCCCTCGCCCTGGATGCACTCCAGCAGCACCGCCGCCGTCTTGTCGCTGACGGCCGCGCCCAAGGCCTCGATGTCGCCGGCCTCCACGGTGGTGAAGCCCTCGGGCAGGGGATCAAAACCGAACTTGATCTTGTCCTGGCCGGTGGCGGTCAGGGTCGCCAGCGTACGGCCGTGGAAGGACTTGGTCAGGGTGATGATCTCGTAGGCGTCGCGGTTTTTGACTGTGCGCATATAACGCCGGGCCAGCTTGATGGCCCCTTCGTTGGCCTCGGCTCCGGAATTGCAGAAAAACACCTTGCCCATGTGGCAGGTGGCCTTGAGGGCCTCGGCCAGCTCGACCTGCTCGCGCTGGTAAAACACGTTGCTCACATGCACGAGTTCCCTGGCCTTTTGCGCCACCACGTCGGCCACCTCGGGATGACAATGCCCCAGGTTGCACACCGCGATGCCGGCCAGCAAGTCCACATACTCGCGGCCGTCGAGATCGCGCATACGGCAACCGTCGGCCGAGGCCACGGCCAACGGATACCGGCCATAGGTGCTCATGACGGACGCCTGCTCCCGCGCCTTCAGCGCGTCAAACGCTTCACTCATCGCGATCCTCCTTACGGGACGTGAATTCCCGGGGGAGGGAACCCCCTTTTTGCAAAAAGGGGGTTCCCTCCCCCGGACCCCCACCCTCCCCCAAAAACTTTCAACGGGTTGCGATCACCGTAAACCCTGCCTTCTGGTCCCCTTATTGGGGGCAGCGAATCGCCCGGTTTTGGACCGGGGCGCGCCCCGGCCGAAAACCGGGCGATTCGCCGCACCCAAGATGAGGGGGTCCGGGGGGATCATCCCCCCGGCCGCCGGAGGCATCTTCCTCTTATTCTTCTTATTCTTCTATTACTCTCTTCCCGTATGCCCAAACCCGCCCGCGCCGCGGGCGGTGGCGTCGAGGTCGTCGACGGGCGTGATAATGGGCCGGACAAAGGGGGCCAGGACGAGTTGGGCGATGCGGTCGTGGCGATTGATGGTCAGGGGCTCGGTGGACGTGTTGAGCAGCCAGACGATGATTTCGCCCCGGTAGTCCGGATCGATGACGCCCACGCCCTGGGCCACGGTGAGGCCGTGCTTGGCCCCCAGGCCCGAGCGGGAATAGATGAAGCCGGCCACGCCGGGTGCGTCGATGGCGATGGCGATGCCGGTGGGCACGGCGGCGCGCTGGCCCGGGGCGATGGTCAGCGACGCGGCCTCGATGTCGGCGCGCAGGTCCAGGCCGGCCGAGCCGGCGGTGCCGACGCTGGGCGGATTGTCGCGGCTGGAGTCGCGCAGGAATTTGACGCGCAGAATGGATGTCGGGCCGGTCATGATGGTCGCCTCCGGGTCGGGAAATCAGGGGCGTAAAAGTACCCCTTTGAGGGGATTTGTAAACGCTTTTTAATTTACTGAAATACTACAATTTTTAGACGGCGCTTGAGGGCGTTTCGGCGCGGCGCGGGCCAGGCGGTCGGGGAGAAAGGGGAAACGGGGAGAGGACGGGGGACGG
It contains:
- a CDS encoding class II fructose-bisphosphate aldolase, which translates into the protein MTKTDMTAFNQALAVGRPPNVKTLFPHSRALLVSGKAVDRAMLKKGQAMTIAANSRSNAVLRGALIAAQKADAAVILEIARSESTYCNVTMWNIARQADQAMNELGITVPVAIHADHYGIKKPGDVAEALAEIPTLFEAGITSIAIDASHLPDEDNLLANIALAPVVPGWAGYETEVGEIKGKSGLSTPDEALFLIRGLNANGIHPDWIALNNGTTHGIEASATGIQVELTAEIHQALAPYGISGAQHGTSGNSSDKLKQIASLTRTTKANVATALQMIAWGVAVNDYGNAVLDAAGAFTKEPGKGLDEALWAEMVAYAGAKGIKAGDYKKLNAVFENKILGQPKAIRDRMAGAVAEFVAWLLTDVFNAAGTAPLAVEALVAAGSHDLGPKAGVIENPAEWTREKILERAKSLSRDKGPEGDFDD
- a CDS encoding DMT family transporter, whose product is MSGYLYVLGAAALWGLIGPLSKLSFAAGMDTVEVAFWRTTLAWFFFAAQALRARETRIAPRDLPAVAGFGVAGIAGLFGAYVVAVEAGGAALASVLLYTAPAWVAVMSWLFLKEPMGGYKIAAVAATIVGVAGVSCGDGSAAVNGRAIFFGLLSGVTYALYYIFGKYYLGRYKTPTLFLYALPVGSLTLLPFVHFTRPTLAGAVPCIVLALCSTYGAYSLYYAGLKRLEATRAAVVATLEPVMAAILAYALFGERFGFIGYLGSALIIASVLATIWDGARERLRAPLPQGSGN
- a CDS encoding flagellar protein FlaG, producing MSDSANTPLLGATAPAQTAPQRTASAPVAERQKIEEHDAQSTVRDIQAAFPNRSIALRIDEATQIVQTLVRDDATGKLLRELPDEEWLRLVVKLRAFAAEAILDKSV
- a CDS encoding sensor histidine kinase; amino-acid sequence: MLTAKQPFRPFPVGRGLALVSLALALYLVLGWLVVAANRNAAAIRDVVLEADNALSSIGAAAGEMRALALVVAARGDDDAAVVYRQQADIAAQSLRELRRLVDASPGLADIAAIEKHLSKLMAIQAQALDLARQRRTDEAWAMLHGRDYESLLAELHLCLTTCHASVKAGLDALLDAQARHAAAGLAAIAVATPTLALGSLLLLRRAARVSRANDEARSELAASERRFRGTFELAAVGIAHVGLDGRFLRVNARFQEITGYDAAEFDRLDFAAITHPDDLDADLERVRDLLSGRLATYSMDKRYVRKDGSLVWITLTVSLVRDDDGEPLYFISVIAEITDRKMAEAAARDNAAAVRELLDAASDRVIVADTSGRILAVNAAAAAGIGQPNEALAGRTFAEIFPGRVGELRLAQLHRAVKLGRRVRFTDERAGILFDIIAAPLPTPPGFPPRAALFARDVTAMIRARQAAEAASQAKSDFLANVSHELRTPLNGIIGMGQVLAASNLDPDQRQCLADIEQAAGALLQLVENLLDLSHLESNKLALDTHPFVLSSILQGIEATLAPVAQEKGLQLSATIAGDVPELLCGDGGKLRQVLQNIGGNAVKFTSSGSVTIEAYCAKPCVLSGPEGETVEVGFAVRDTGIGIAKDDQERIFERFTQVDASSTRRFGGTGLGLAISRGLVEAMGGELTVESQPGKGSVFQFSLRFGLLPDDGAIAPGRPF
- a CDS encoding ABC transporter ATP-binding protein — protein: MAAILELEGVCAHYGRIQALRDVSLRVEEGEVVTIIGANGAGKSTTLMTICGIVRATAGEVRYAGESIRDKRPDQLPALGLCQVPEGRRIFPRLTVQENLDMGAFLRRDADEIEADLGMVFRLFPVLHERRKQHGGTLSGGEQQMLAIARALMGRPRMLLLDEPSLGLSPMISQHIFRIIRNVNEERGMTVLLVEQNANMALKLADRAYVMETGAVVMEDDAAALRENADIRKAYLGQ
- a CDS encoding ABC transporter permease subunit, with the protein product MTRGSRKSWQYFGLGLAWFYLLLWPLLGIRDGELHFADAFAVWLRVAVGATICFVLYRLGKAGRLDGVLNPLAAARDALGDSLSRAPRWMLLTPVIVFALVFPMLTNRYAQDVAINVLVYICLGLGLNVVVGLCGLLDLGYIAFYGVGAYTYALLSVHYAVPFWVCLPICAVFAAVAGCFIGYPTLRMRGDYLAIVTLGFGEIVRIVINNWMALTGGPNGILGIKSPGVYIPHFVDGSFSFEYLLLRKLEYLYYVILALAAFTIVAVHRINFSRIGRAFEAIREDETAAELMGVDTFRFKLLAYALGAVFGGLAGAFFAARMRFVSPESFTFIESAMVLAMVVLGGMGSIPGVILGALALVALPEAFREFELYRMLAFGGAMAVMMLVRPAGLWPAARMGKRSDDTE
- a CDS encoding branched-chain amino acid ABC transporter permease; the encoded protein is MDYFFQQLINGLTLGGVYALVALGYTMVYGIIQLINFAHGEIFAAGGYLGVILLSYMASQGLMDSHPWFGLAFALILAMGYCAMLAMAVEKVAYKPLRQSSRLSVLLSALGMSIFLQNGLMLTQGVYDKAYPTEFTHGGFEWLGVRVSFMQIGILLVTTLLLVLLNTLVFKTRIGKAMRATAQDKVMSALVGIHSDKVISTTFAIGAALAAAAGIMVGLYYGSVRYDMGFVPGIKAFAAAVLGGIGNITGAMIGGLIIGMVEILAAAYIPAGGEYKDVFAFVILIGVLYFMPTGIMGENVDDTRV